Proteins found in one Pseudomonas mosselii genomic segment:
- a CDS encoding phage late control D family protein: MQPQFRITADGNDITTLINDRLLLLRTTDKPGLESDEFELRLDARDGVLALPARGAMLEVHLGYAGQPLNRLGRYTVDEVELSGPPDTLVIRGKASDLRGSGKTIRSGSWENATLQRIVAEIGARNGWQAVCPVAVQVPRVDQYSESDFNFITRLARLHDCTAKLANGQLLVLPRQGGQSASGKPLGVIGIARNEVSQWQFRLADKSTHKAVRTRHQDSASGRLQAVELVNDDAPDGLQPVYTDRHLYPNRAAAEQAARARLASFNRDTASVRLDMPGRTDLFAERGIEISGFLAGLDGPYLVESVEQVFTSSGWRTTVQCNGGKQGKAKVKGPAPRRAGAVKA, translated from the coding sequence GTGCAACCCCAATTTCGTATCACCGCCGATGGCAACGATATTACCACCCTGATCAACGACCGTTTGCTGCTGCTGCGCACCACCGACAAGCCGGGCCTGGAGTCCGATGAGTTCGAACTGCGCCTCGATGCGCGGGACGGCGTCCTGGCCTTGCCAGCCAGGGGCGCAATGCTCGAAGTGCACCTGGGTTACGCCGGGCAGCCATTGAACCGCCTGGGCCGCTACACCGTGGACGAGGTCGAGCTGTCCGGACCGCCGGACACCCTGGTGATCCGCGGCAAGGCCAGCGACCTGCGTGGCAGCGGCAAGACCATCCGCAGCGGCAGCTGGGAGAACGCGACGCTGCAGCGCATCGTCGCCGAGATCGGTGCCCGCAATGGCTGGCAGGCGGTGTGCCCGGTGGCCGTGCAGGTGCCGCGGGTCGACCAGTACAGCGAGTCGGACTTCAACTTCATCACCCGCCTGGCGCGCCTGCACGACTGCACCGCCAAGCTCGCCAACGGTCAGCTGCTGGTGCTGCCGCGCCAGGGCGGTCAGAGTGCCAGCGGCAAGCCCCTAGGGGTGATCGGCATTGCCCGCAACGAGGTCAGCCAGTGGCAGTTTCGCCTGGCTGACAAGAGTACCCACAAGGCCGTCAGGACCCGCCACCAGGACAGCGCCAGCGGGCGCCTGCAGGCGGTGGAACTGGTCAATGACGATGCGCCGGACGGCCTGCAGCCGGTCTACACCGACCGCCACCTGTACCCCAACCGCGCGGCGGCGGAGCAGGCAGCCCGCGCCCGGCTGGCCAGCTTCAACCGCGACACCGCCAGCGTGCGCCTGGACATGCCCGGGCGCACCGACCTGTTCGCCGAGCGCGGCATCGAGATCAGCGGCTTTCTCGCCGGGCTCGACGGACCCTACCTGGTGGAGTCGGTCGAGCAGGTGTTCACCAGCAGCGGTTGGCGCACCACGGTGCAGTGCAATGGTGGCAAGCAAGGCAAGGCCAAGGTCAAGGGGCCGGCACCGCGCCGAGCAGGCGCGGTGAAAGCCTAG
- a CDS encoding tail protein X: MAKTCTTSEGDLLDTLCQHYYGHLAGTVEAVLDANQGLADEAQPFRAGVRILLPELPMTTSDTVQLWD, translated from the coding sequence ATGGCCAAGACCTGCACAACGTCTGAGGGCGACCTGCTCGATACGCTCTGCCAGCACTACTACGGCCACTTGGCCGGTACGGTCGAGGCCGTGCTGGATGCCAACCAGGGGCTGGCGGACGAGGCGCAGCCGTTTCGCGCCGGGGTGAGGATCCTGTTGCCCGAACTGCCGATGACGACGAGCGATACCGTGCAACTGTGGGACTGA